acacagattttacgaggttcggcaaggttgcctacgtccccggtgagatgagatcctgcttcactatcaatggagaatagggttacaacgctcttcctcacacctctccgtattgcttgcattatagagaaagaaaccctcgctacaaatatatagcggaaaaaaaccctaatctggatcaaattacaatttccaacctaatccggattaaactacaattgccctcaaataaaaaattcgagcgggggggctgcgcccccctacaccccctgctgtgcaggggggcctcctgccccccttgcaaccccacgGCCGGTTAGcgggctagcgggaccgccgtcctggctgtctaggtgctgcaccagtacttcctggattaaactgcgacagaatacaagacatcatacaccaacaaataGAAGATTGCaaacttacttttttttttctgctttagTATAACACTTTCATTTCAACGATACTAGATcttatcatttcacataaaattgcatcaaatgatttttaaatttttaaaaaccaTATTTACCTTGCATTGAAtaactttctaaaaaaaaaaaaaaaagaagtcccATTGGATGGGACATTTCCTGGTTGAAATTTATAACTTTACAATAAAGGGAAGTCAAACAACCTTCTTCAACGGTGCTATGTTGATTTGAACTATTTACCACTTAAACTTTGTTGATGCATTTGCAAGACAATGAATTATTAAACTATATAATTTGTTCATCAATGTACATAGCAAAAGGTTGCATCTTCTATTGAGGCTCTATCGCAGTGATCGTTACTTCATTTATGGATGTAAATGAATCTTGGCCAATGATAGTTCTCTTAATGATAAAAGCAGGTTGGTTAGGCATAGGCATCTTTGTTTCATTCTCCAACATGGAAGTAACACTCGACATTGTTGGCCTATCTGACGCACTTTCTTGCACAGACAACAACCCAACTTGGATGCACTTCGAAACTTCATGAGCAGGGTAGGAGTCACCCATTGATGAATCAACTATCTCCAATACTCGACCGTCTTTCCACAAGTCCCATACCTAGAATTGTTCCATAGAATCATCCAAACATAAGAATTAATGGGAACTCAAAATATTGTTTGCAGCAATAATGTAGATAAACAAATGTACTTACATGTTCTATTAAATTCGTTGAAGGATCTTCATGAGAATATCGTACATTGTTCTTCTTACCACTAATGATCTCCAATAATAATACCCCAAAACTAAATACGTCTGACTTTATTGAGAAAAGCCCTTGCATGACGTATTGGCATAAACGAAAAACAGAAACTAATTAGGCCCATGGaagtaacaaaatattttttagtgAGTGGATGTTACCCCTGAATTTTAATAATGACTTATGGGATGGATAAGATATGATCCAAATTCACAAAATTCAAACTAAATTTTCTTGAGTTTGTATTCATGGATTTAAATTGCACCAAGGATCCAAATAAATTAGATATAAGAATTTTTGAACATGATATAGGCAAGGAAAAAAAGCCTAAGTTTTGATCAAGCATGAAACAACGAAGTTAGCAGACACATTAGAAACAATACCATAATTGTAGAACAACTCTACCTCTAAGACTCCATTTCCATCTTAGTTGAGTAACctctcaaaataaataaataaattaaaatctaGTCAGGACTCAGGAGACGGATTAGATAAATTTTAGTGTTCGGATATTTTAATTGAATGCTTGATTTTTCCTATCTCACAAAtatttgaggggggggggggcgttGCTTAGTACCATATTTGAATTTCACACCTGGGATCCGTACATAAATGGATTATAGGAGCTTTCGATGAGTTGGTAGATTTATTAGCACAGGCACAAACATAGCCAAGAAATTTCAAATGGAGTTCATAGACTCTTGGTATATCATTAACAGATACATTTATTGAAAGCTAAACAAAAGGTTCCCAATGGTATATGGTGCGTGGAAGTCCTTGCATTACCACCCATCAAAATATTGACCTGAAACCCTTTTGATGATCTTATGAGCATCCACCTTGACCTTAATCTTTATATCTTCCAATTCTTAAACACATTCCTTCATTTTTGATAATTACTTTAGCTTAGTGTCTAGTCCGATGCTAAGCAAATTGGGGATGATATAAACAGGGGagggcctttttttttatttttttttattttttttttctgcttaaggTGAGCAAAGAATGAATTAAttatgaagaaagagaaaggccGAAGTCATACaaggagaaattaaaaaagaaacaatacAGAGACCACACTTAACActctactccaccttcggcattgccatcagcagagaagggAGCCAAGATACAAACAAAAATTAGGTAAATCGAAA
This genomic stretch from Macadamia integrifolia cultivar HAES 741 unplaced genomic scaffold, SCU_Mint_v3 scaffold814, whole genome shotgun sequence harbors:
- the LOC122070051 gene encoding receptor-like serine/threonine-protein kinase SD1-7, which translates into the protein MQGLFSIKSDVFSFGVLLLEIISGKKNNVRYSHEDPSTNLIEHVWDLWKDGRVLEIVDSSMGDSYPAHEVSKCIQVGLLSVQESASDRPTMSSVTSMLENETKMPMPNQPAFIIKRTIIGQDSFTSINEVTITAIEPQ